The Lentimicrobiaceae bacterium genome includes the window TTTAACAAAACGCTTAAATGTTAAAATGGGAATAATAGCAACACCCAAACAAGTGGCTCAATCAGTATGCGACAATATGGTAGATGCAGGAATCATAGCTATTTGGAATTTTGCACCTATACATCTTACCGTTCCCGACGGCATTGTGGTAAAAGATGAAAATCTTGCAGCATCGTTGGCATTGCTTCGCAAAAAATTACCTAAATAACATAAAACTAATTTTAATATTCAACAATAACAAACGTTAAAGTACGTTTAGGTAGATAATATTACTTAAAGGACTTTCCAATATTTATTAAAGATTTGAAAACTATAATTAATAATAATAAATATCGAAAATAAAATATGTACAAAATTATTAAAAAGGAAATATTAAATCCTGCCGTAACCAAAATGGTTATTGATGCTCCACTGATAGCTAAAAAAGCAGAACCGGGGCAGTTTATCATGCTTAGGGTTGATGAAAACGGAGAGAGAATTCCCCTAACTATCGCCGACTACGACAGAGAAAAAGGTAACGTAACTATTATTTTTCAGATAGTTGGAGCAACAACAGAAAAATTAAATCGCTTAAATGAGGGCGACAACCTTCATGATTTTGTTGGTCCTTTAGGAAAGAAAACCGAAACGGAAGGGCTTAAAAAAGTTGCTGTTGTAGGCGGTGGTGTCGGCTGTGCCATAGCTTTTCCTGTAGCTAAAAAATTACACGATGAAGGTGTTGAGGTACACTCCATTATAGGTTTTAGAAACAAAGATTTAATATTTTTAGAAAAGGAGTTTGCCGAAATTAGCGACAAAATATTTGTAATGACCGACGATGGTAGCAACGGCTCAAAAGGTCTTGTTACAGACGCGCTTAAAGAGCTTTTAGACAGCGGAGAAAAATATGACGAAGTTATAACGATAGGACCTCTTGTTATGATGAAGTTTGTTTCGTTACTTACCAAAAAATATAACGTAAAAACAGTAGTAAGCATGAATCCCGTTATGGTTGACGGAACCGGAATGTGCGGAGGCTGTAGAGTTAAAGTAGGTAATGAAACTAAATTTGCCTGCGTTGACGGACCCGATTTCGACGGACATCAAGTCGATTTTGATGAAGCAATAGCACGCACGCAAATGTATCAACAGTTCGAACGGAAAGCTCACGAAGATACTTGTAATTTATATAAAATGGAGGTTAAATAATGGCTACTATAAATAAATCTTTAGTAAAAAACGAAATGCCGGTTCAACCTGCAGACGTCAGAAATAGAAACTTCTCGGAAGTTGCTTTAGGATATACAAAAGATCAAGCTATTGACGAAGCTCGAAGATGCTTGAACTGCAAGCATAAACCTTGTATTGAAGGTTGTCCGGTTAATGTTAACATCCCCGATTTCATTGCCGAAGTTGCTAACGGAAATTTTGAGACTGCATATCAAATTATAAACAAAACAAACTCGTTGCCGGCAATATGCGGAAGGGTTTGCCCACAAGAAAAGCAGTGTGAAGCAAAATGCGTGAGAGGAATAAAAGGCGAACCCGTTGGTATAGGACGTTTAGAACGTTTTGTTGCCGATTGGCATATCGCCAATTCAACGACTGAACCGGAAATACCCAAATCGAACGGACATAAAGTAGCAATAGTAGGTTCAGGACCTGCCGGTCTCACTTGCGCCGGCGACCTTGCAAAATTAGGATATGAGGTTACTATTTTTGAAGCTTTCCATTTGGCTGGCGGTGTATTAGTTTATGGTATACCCGAATTTCGTTTGCCCAAGCACATTGTTCAAAAAGAGATAGACGGTTTGAAAAAGTTAAACGTTAAGATAGAAACTAACATGGTGATAGGCAAAATATTATCAATAGACGAACTTTTTGACGAATACGAATTCAAAGCCGTTTTTATTGGTAGTGGTGCAGGATTGCCAATGTTTATGAATATTCCTGGCGAAAACTTTAAGGGCGTTTACTCGGCTAATGAGTTTTTGACGAGAATAAATCTTATGAAAGCGTATAAATCCGATAGCGATACTCCAATTCACTGCGGAGCAAAAGTAGCAGTTGTCGGAGGAGGAAACGTAGCTATGGATGCTGCAAGATGTGCAAAACGTCTTGGCGCTGATGTTACAATAGTGTATCGCAGGTCGGAGGCTGAATTGCCGGCACGACTAGAAGAGATTGAACACGCAAAAGAAGAAGGTATTAACTTTAATCTGCTGACAAACCCTATAGAAATTATCGGAACCGAAGATGGTTGGGTAAAAGAACTTGTTTGTCTGAAAATGAAACTTTCGGAACCGGATGCCTCAGGAAGAGCTAGACCTGTCCCTATTGAGGGTAGCGAACACAAACTTAGTGTCGACTGCGTTATTATGTCTATAGGAACAACTCCTAACCCACTAATTAAGAACACTACTGAGGGATTGGCTACCGAAAAATGGGGAGGAATAATAACAGATGAAGATGGACTTACCTCTCGCAAAGGCGTTTACGCAGGCGGCGATGCCGTTACAGGAGCAGCAACCGTAATCCTTGCAATGGAAGCAGGTAAAAAAGCCGCAAAAGCTATTGACGATTATATTAAATCGAAGTAACAACAAAGAAAGTATACTTTACTTCTTTTTAAAAGAAAAAATTTACTTATTGCCAAAACTTTTTACGCAGAATAGTATAAAAGAAACGTTAAAAATTTCTGAATCCCTGTAAGAAATTTAGTTTCTTTTATACGGTTTTTATTGACGATAGGCAATAAAAAATTCCTTGTAAAAAGTGTCTTTTCTTTTGTTTCGTTTTCTTTGGACAAGCAAAGAAAATGAAAAATACAAAATTGAAACTTGAAAGTTTATTAATTGAAAATAAAACTTAATAGAACTATAAACTGCTCCATAAAAAAATCCTAACTGACTAATAATCAATTAGGATTTTTTTTGTACCCGGGGCCGGGGTCGAACCGGCACGTACTCGCGTACATCGGTTTTTGAGACCGACGCGTCTACCAATTCCGCCACCTGGGCAATTTCTGCAAAAGTAATGCTTTTTTATATTCTGCCAATATTTTTGCGATAATTTTCGCTTTTATTTACCTTTGTAGTCTGAAATTATTACTTGCCAACAAACTACTTTACATTATGATTAAGTCAATGACAGGGTTTGGAACTGTTTCCGAAACCTTCGAAAAAGGAAATATCAACGTTGAAATCAGATGCCTGAATAGCAAAAATTTGGACTTAAGTACCAAGTTGCCAAGCTATTTGAAAGAATTTGAATATGAAATCAGAAAGGTTATTACCGATATTTTGGTCAGAGGAAAAATTGACCTTAATATTTCGGTAGAATTTAACACGGTTTGCAACGATTTTAAAATTGATACCGATACTGCTAAAAACTATTTTTCGTCTATAGAGCAACTCTGCAAAGAACTAAACCTTGATGTCGACAGCCGAATTGTTCCCTCATTGATGAAATTGCCAAACGTCTTAGTAAAAAACGAAGAAGACGAATATTTATTCGACCACGATTTTATTATTTCCGTTGTGGATAAAGCAGCTAAATTAGCAGATGAGTACAGAATTGAAGAAGGAAAAAGCATTGAAACCGACATTGTTGAACGTATTGATAATATTGGGAAATACCTATTGGAAGTTACACCTTGGGAAGAAGAAAGAATTAAAAATATCAGAAATAAATTCGATGAAAAAATTGCTGATTTAAGTTTCAACGAAAATGTTACCTTCGACGAAAATCGTCTCGAGCAAGAAATATTCTTTTACCTAGAAAAATTAGATATTTCGGAAGAAAAAACCCGACTCGATCAACACCTTAAATACTTTACTGAAACACTTAATTTAAGCGAAAGCAACGGCAAAAAACTAAATTTTATAACCCAAGAAATGGGTCGCGAAATCAACACCTTGGGCTCAAAGGCAAACAATATTGAAATTCAGAAAATTGTTGTCTGCATGAAAGACGAACTCGAAAAAATTAAAGAACAATTAGGCAATGTTTTGTAGTTATGGACAGTAAAAATTTAGATAAACTCGTTATTGTTTCAGCTCCTTCGGGAAGCGGAAAAACTACTATTGTCAATCATTTGCTTAAAACATTCGAGCAATTGGGTTTTTCTCTGTCTTACACCAACCGCGAGATACGCAAGGGCGAAGTTGACGGCGTTAATTACAGATTTATTTCAACGCAAGAGTTTAAAAAACTTATAGCAGATGATATGTTTCTGGAATGGGAAGAAGTTTATAAAAATACTTTTTACGGAACTCCCTTGTCTGAAATAAGTCGCCTTCAGGAAGCCGGCAAAGTGCCTATACTCGATATTGACGTGGTTGGCGGTTCTAACGTTAAAAAAATGTTTGGCGACAAAGCGTTGGCTGTCTTTATTAAAACGCCTTCTATTGAAGTTTTGGAACAAAGACTTAGAAACAGGAAAACCGAAACCGAAGAAAGTATCATCAAAAGAGTTAACAAAGTGAGCTTGGAACTTGAATACGAAAAATATTTTGATGTTACAATAATCAACGATGTACTTGGTGATGCATTGAGCGAAGCTGAACGTATAATTAAACAATTTTTAAATGAGTAAAAAAACAGGTCTTTTCTTTGGTTCATTCAATCCCATACACACCGGGCATTTGATGATTGCATCGTACATGTACGAGTTTTCAGACATTGACGAACTTTGGTTTGTGGTTAGTCCGCAAAATCCTCTTAAAAATCAAAATTCGCTGCTCGCCGATAATCACCGATTGTATATGGTTAACCTTGCCGTTGAAGACGACTATCGTTTCAGGTCTTGCAATATTGAATTTAACCTGCCAAAACCTTCATACACTATTAACACTCTAACCTATCTGACTGAAAAATATCCCGAAAGAGAATTTATTCTGATTTCCGGCTCCGATATATTTCCTACATTCAAAAAATGGAAAAATTGGGAAATGCTTCTCGAATATTATAAATTTTACGTTTACCCACGACCAAACACCAACGACCACCCAATGCTCAAACATCCGTCAATTACGGTTGTGAACGCTCCCATGATAGAAATTTCTTCTACTTTCATAAGGTCGGCTATAAAAGACAAAAAAGATTGCAGGTACTTCCTTCCACAAAAAGTTTATGATTATATTCTTGAAATGAACTTTTATAATAAGTAGAATTTTTTTCTATTGTAATTTCTTTCTGTGAACTTGCCGTTGGCTATTAGCTGTTAGCTATTGGCTGTTGGCTAAAGGCTAAAGGCTAACAGCTAAAAGCTAAAATTTTCCCAAAAAATCATCAAATTAAAAAAATATGTACTTTTGGCACTGATAAAGCAAACTCAAAACCGATAAAAGTACTTTTATGGTTCTTAATTATATTTGGATAGCTTTCTTCATAATCGCCTTTGTTGTAGGTTTAGTGCGATTGGTTTTCTTTGGCGATGCCGAAATTTTTCCGGCGCTTATCAATAGCACTTTCGATAATGCAAAATTAGGTTTTCAAATTTCTCTCGGGCTTACCGGCGTGATGACTCTTTGGATGGGACTTATGAAAGTAGGCGAAAAAGCCGGTTTTGTCAGTATTTTGTCTAAAGCTGTAAGCCCTTTGTTCAAGCACTTATTTCCCGAAATCCCGAAAGATCATCCCGTAAACGGCTCTATTATGATGAATATTGCAGCCAATATGCTCGGACTTGATAATGCCGCCACTCCGCTCGGACTTAAAGCTATGACGCAGTTACAAGAGTTGAATAAAAATAAGGATACCGCTTCAAATGCTATGATTATGTTTTTGGTGCTAAATGCTTCGGGATTGACAATTATACCTGTTAGCATTATGGTTTACCGAGCTCAGATGGGAGCTGCAAATCCTTCCGATATTTTTATTCCAATTTTACTAGCAACTTTTATTTCTACTTTGGCTGGAATAATCGCCGTTTCAATATATCAAAGAATAAACTTATTCAACAAAACTGTTTTGCTTTATTTGGGCAGTTTTACGCTTATTGTATCGTTTATTATATGGTATTTTACAACCTTACCTCAGCCACAAATTAACACAATATCAAGCGTTGCCGGCAATTTTATATTGTTTTTAATAATTTTTCTGTTTATAGCCATGGGTTTTGTAAAAAGAATAAATGTTTACGAAGCCTTTATTGATGGAGCAAAAGACGGCTTTTCCGTTGCAGTTAAAATAATTCCTTACTTGGTTGCTATACTAGTTGCAGTGGGTGTTTTTAGAACTTGCGGTGCAATGGATTTCTTTGTCGATGGAGCCAGATTATTATTCGGCACATTTAATATAAACACCGATTTTGTCGATGCTTTGCCTACAGCACTAATGAAACCGCTTAGCGGTTCAGGAGCTAGAGGTATGATGGTAGATACTATGTCACAATTTGGAGCCGATTCGTTTGCCGGAAGATTATCGTGTGTTTTTCAGGGCTCAACCGATACAACTTTTTATATTATTGCCGTGTATTTCGGTTCCGTCGGTATTAAAAAAACTCGTTATGCTATAACCTGCGGCTTAATCACCGACCTATTTGGAATTATTGCTGCAATTATTATTTCATACATCTTTTTCTATTAATTTTGTTAGTGGAAATTGTTATTTCCCGATAAACATCTTTAATTACAAAGTGAGCTATTAGCTGTTAGCCGTTGGCTTTTAGCTATTAAGTCGGAGACCGAAGTCCGATGTTCTGAGTATTGTCCCAAATCATTTAACCACTTTTGCAAACATTTATCTATTAAGAAAGATAAAAAAAAGTTGGCTGCCCAAAAGTAGCCAACTTTTTACTTTATTAATGAAATAATAAATTATCTGAAATGAAGTTTCATTCCTACGTTAAATGTTCTTGGTGTTCCAAGGAATACCTCAGCAGCGTCGGCTTTATGTGGGTTAACAATTTGTCCGCCAACTCTGTATGCATTATAAGAACTATTGTCAACTGCGTCTTGTATATATCTTGTATCAAGAGCATTAAACATGTGTCCGAATAATTCTAAACTTACATTATCGTCAATTCTGAACTGATATCCTAAGTGGAACTCAAGTAGTCCGTAAGCAGGAGTTTTCCAGCTTTGTTCTCTGTCGTTTTCATCAATACGAGTATCAGCACTCCAATCGGCGTAGAAATTGGTATAATATCTATATCCGGCAGTCAAATAGAATCCTTCGAATGGGAACAATGTAGCCGAAACAGCAAGCTGTGTTTGAGGAGCATCACCAACTTTCAAATCTTTTGTGTAGAAAGTAAGAGTGCTTGTCGAGTCACTGTCGTAAGTTTTAAATGTTCCACTTGCGTCGTTGGTATAGAACCAATCACCCAAAGAAACAGCTCCATCTAAACGGAAGAATTTTATAGGTTGGAAAGCAAAGTCAAGCTCAACTCCTCTGTGTATAGCATCAAGATTGGTAATTACGTAAATACCTTCGGTTCCATCTAAATAATAGGAGCTACGAGTAAGAACTCTGTCGTTCCACATTGTGTAATATCCGTTTAAGTTGATGTTAAGAGTGTTGTTTAGCGCACGGTAGTTTGCACCAACTTCAGCCGAAATGAATTTTTCGTTTGAAGGATCTTCAATAAGTTCGCTGGTTCTGTCGTTTATAGCAGCGTCAACAATAGGAAGTTTTTGAACGTAACCACCGTTGCCATACACGTTTAATCTTTCGGTTAAGCGGAAATTCATACCACCTTTTGCTTGGAATGCAGTAAGCAAGTCGGATTTAACACTCATTGCAGCTGTTGTATCGGTTTTACTTCTCATAAAGAAGTTTGTGTGTTTATAAACAGTACCTGAGTAGCCAACTGTAGCATAAACTGAGAAGAAATCTTTACTATATTCAGTTTGTAAAAATCCGCCAAGCCAGTCTACATTATTAGTAAAATCGTATGCAATTTTATCGCCAAGTTTTGCTTCGTAATTAGGTTTGAATTGGTTGTTTTTCTCAACATAGTGAGTTCCACCCAAAAGGTCTCTAACTTCACGGAAGTGGTCTATTCTGGCTGTTCTCCAGTCAACACCAACTTGTGTTTTCATATTTTCGTTCCAATCAATTTTAACTTTCGATAAAGCACCAAAAGCATCTTGATTGTTTACACTGTTTCTAAGAATTCCTCTCGAAGCGCCGTTGGCAATGTTCGATTCAATAGTTTTATCCCAGTGTACCCAACGTGAAGGGCTTACAATTCCACCATGATAATTCCATCTTACAGAACCTAAAGTTCCGGTACCACCACCTCTACCACCTGAATAATAAACAGTGGTAAATTGGCTAACTTTATCTGACCAAGTTGTGTACCAGTTAAGGTTTACAAGAGGTTTATGATAGTAGTTTTCGCGTTCGTTAAGCATGTTTGTGCTGTGTCTATCTCTAATTTTACCATTGTAAAATTGTTGTCCAGCATACGAACTGCTTACCGGCGACCAGTTTTCATTGTAGAATACTCCACCTTTTGCATTATTATAGCCAAATGGAGCAGCATACATGCTATCGGCGTTGGCTTGTGGGAAAGCTGCTACAGCTGCAGGGTCATAATCTTCAATTGATTTTGCAAAAGTGCTATCATATGCAGCAATATTTTGCTTGTACGAGTTTTGTCCGTGTTTTTGCGGAGCTCCCATTGCGTACAACTCTAAACGGTTTCTGCTGTTAATATTCCATGCAGCGCCAATGTAATATGCCCAAGCATCTGTCCAAGCACCGTCAATAACACCTTCTCCAACTTTGCGAACGCCCGAAAAGCTAAGTGCAAACTTGTCGTTAATCATTCCGGTGTGAGCAGTAACCGTAGCTTTCATAAAGTTAGCTGTTCCGTACTCAAATTTTGCGGTTCCGCCGGCTCTACGTTCGGTTGGACTGGTAATTACGTTCATAGTACCACCAATTGAAGGAGTTGCTAAGTTAACAGCACTCAAACCACGTTGCATCTGGATCGATGAGGTTGCATCTGATATACCGTCCCAGTTCGACCAATATACCCAGCCGTTTTCCATGTCGTTAACGGGAACTCCGTTAATCATGATGGCTACATTGCGTTGGTTAAAACCTCTAACGTTGATACGAGCATCACCAGCTCCACCACCTTGATCGGTAGAATATACCGAAGGTGTGCTGTTCAATGCCAAAGGTAAATCCCTAGAACCTAACACTTGCTCAATGTCTCTGGCTTTAATGTTAGTAAATGCTACAGGGGTTTCCCTTTCTTTAGCACGGTCGGCTATAATTTCAACACCCGAAAGCTGCAATGCAGAAGGCTCAAGATAAATAACGCCAACATCGAATGTTTCACCCGACTTAACATTAATTTCTCTTTCAATAGTTTCGTAACCTACATAGCTAAAAACGATGGTTTGCGTTCCTGCTGTAGTTTTAAACAAAAAATAACCGTTTTCGTCGGTTATGTTACCGGTGCTTGTTCCTTTAATCATTGCCGTTGCACCGTACAAATTTTCTTTAGTTCCGGCATCTTTTACAATACCTTTTACGTTTTGTGCAGTAAGCTGTACAGCAAAAAACATAAAAAATGCTGTAAGTAAAACTAATGTGTAATTGATTTTTCTCATAAAATAATATTTAGTTGTTATTAATTATTTCGTATTTCAAAGATACAAAATTAATATATTTTCTTTACAAATTCCACAAAAATATTTTGTTAATATTCAGTTAATGTTTAGTTAACATTGTACTAATGTTTTACATTTTTGTTAAATTATTTTAAAGATATATCAAACTGTGTGAAGTTATTCAAAAGCCTAACTCTTTCCATAACATCGTCAATTGTTATTTCTTGAAGCTTTTCCGTTCCGAATTTTTCAACAGTAAACGATGCAAGAGCTGTGGCATATATGAGTGCATTTTTCATATACTCAAACGATGTGTTATCCGTATAAGCTACATATCCTATAAAACCGCCTGCAAATGTATCGCCGGCTCCTGTTGGGTCGTAAACATCATCAAGAGGAAATGCAGGTGAAAAGAATACATTTTCTTTATCAAAAAGCATAGCGCCGTGCTCACCTTTTTTAATGATAAGGTATCTTGGTCCCATTTCTAATATTTTTTGCGCAGCTTTAACAAGCGAATATTCACCGCTTAACTGACGAGCTTCGCTATCGTTTACAAGAAGCACATCAACTTTGGCTATAACTTTCATCAAATCGTCCCATGCTGTGTCCATCCAAAAATTCATGGTATCCATGATGGTGAGTTTGGGCTTGTTCTTAAGCTGACTCAAAACTTTCAGTTGCACCGATGGCGTTAAATTACCCAAAACAACATAATCAGGCGACTGAACTCCCTTTGGCAACACAGGATCAAAATCTGCCAAAACGTTAAGTTCGGTTACCAAAGTGTCTCTGTTGTTCATGTCGTGGTGGTACTTCCCTGACCAGAAAAAGGTTTTTTGGTCGGGAATGACTTGTAATCCGTCCATATTGATTTTTCTTTTTCTGAAAATTTCTAAATATTCGTCAGAAAAATCGCCACCGATAACGCTAATAAGGTGTAAGTTGTTTGTAAAAAGAGAGGCTGCCAAGCTAATATAAGTTGCTGCACCTCCAAGAATTTTGTCTGTTTTGCCGAAAGGCGTTTCCACCTTGTCATATGCAACAGTACCAACAATAATTGTATTCATATTTTAAAATTTTTTTTGCAAATATAATTGTTAATTTAAAATGTTTAGTTATTTTTGCAAACCAATTTAATGAAATATTCCTCCTTAGCTCAGTTGGTTAGAGCACCTGACTGTTAATCAGGGGGTCGCTGGTTCAAGTCCAGCAGGGGGAGCAGAAGAATTAGCTCAGTTGGTTAGAGTCCCGCAACTGCGGGATTAATCAGGGAACAGCTGGTTCAAGTCCAGCAGGGGGAGCAGAGGGATTAGCTCAGTTGGTTAGAGTCCCGCAACTGCGGGATTAATCAGGAGGCGACTAATTCAAGTCTAACAGGGGGAGCAAGTCAAGAATAAACACAAGAGTAAAAAATGAGCCGAATTATCGGCTTTTTTCGTTTTTATGTATTACATTTATATATTATATTCCAAAAGTTACGATTTACACTATATCGGCTATACTAATGATTATGAAAGGAGACTTTGGGAACATAATTATTCGCCACATAACTCTTTTACATCAAAACATAGACCATGGGTATTAAAAGCGGTTTTCGAAGTTTCTGATGATGTCGGAATAGCCATGAAAGCTGAAAGATTTATTAAAAAACAAAAAACAAGGTCTTTTATTGAAAAAATTTGTGCCATGGAAATTGTTGACTTGCCTATGGCTCAGTTGGTTAGAGTCCCGCAACTGCGGGATTAATCAGGGGGTCGCTGGTTCAAGTCCAGCAGGGGGAGCAGAAGAGAACGTCCGAGACAATAGTTTCGGACGTTTTTTTATAATTTCAGAAACCTTGCTGTCACTTATCTTGTCTATGTGCCACAATTGCTAATTGCACATTGATAATTGATAATTGCAGAACACCCTGCAACACGCACCACAAAAATCCACCCAATTAATTCTTTGTTTACATATTTTTTGTAGTTTCGGCGACTAAACATCGAGAGTTATCTAAA containing:
- a CDS encoding sulfide/dihydroorotate dehydrogenase-like FAD/NAD-binding protein; translation: MYKIIKKEILNPAVTKMVIDAPLIAKKAEPGQFIMLRVDENGERIPLTIADYDREKGNVTIIFQIVGATTEKLNRLNEGDNLHDFVGPLGKKTETEGLKKVAVVGGGVGCAIAFPVAKKLHDEGVEVHSIIGFRNKDLIFLEKEFAEISDKIFVMTDDGSNGSKGLVTDALKELLDSGEKYDEVITIGPLVMMKFVSLLTKKYNVKTVVSMNPVMVDGTGMCGGCRVKVGNETKFACVDGPDFDGHQVDFDEAIARTQMYQQFERKAHEDTCNLYKMEVK
- the gltA gene encoding NADPH-dependent glutamate synthase; the protein is MATINKSLVKNEMPVQPADVRNRNFSEVALGYTKDQAIDEARRCLNCKHKPCIEGCPVNVNIPDFIAEVANGNFETAYQIINKTNSLPAICGRVCPQEKQCEAKCVRGIKGEPVGIGRLERFVADWHIANSTTEPEIPKSNGHKVAIVGSGPAGLTCAGDLAKLGYEVTIFEAFHLAGGVLVYGIPEFRLPKHIVQKEIDGLKKLNVKIETNMVIGKILSIDELFDEYEFKAVFIGSGAGLPMFMNIPGENFKGVYSANEFLTRINLMKAYKSDSDTPIHCGAKVAVVGGGNVAMDAARCAKRLGADVTIVYRRSEAELPARLEEIEHAKEEGINFNLLTNPIEIIGTEDGWVKELVCLKMKLSEPDASGRARPVPIEGSEHKLSVDCVIMSIGTTPNPLIKNTTEGLATEKWGGIITDEDGLTSRKGVYAGGDAVTGAATVILAMEAGKKAAKAIDDYIKSK
- a CDS encoding YicC family protein; the protein is MIKSMTGFGTVSETFEKGNINVEIRCLNSKNLDLSTKLPSYLKEFEYEIRKVITDILVRGKIDLNISVEFNTVCNDFKIDTDTAKNYFSSIEQLCKELNLDVDSRIVPSLMKLPNVLVKNEEDEYLFDHDFIISVVDKAAKLADEYRIEEGKSIETDIVERIDNIGKYLLEVTPWEEERIKNIRNKFDEKIADLSFNENVTFDENRLEQEIFFYLEKLDISEEKTRLDQHLKYFTETLNLSESNGKKLNFITQEMGREINTLGSKANNIEIQKIVVCMKDELEKIKEQLGNVL
- the gmk gene encoding guanylate kinase, producing MDSKNLDKLVIVSAPSGSGKTTIVNHLLKTFEQLGFSLSYTNREIRKGEVDGVNYRFISTQEFKKLIADDMFLEWEEVYKNTFYGTPLSEISRLQEAGKVPILDIDVVGGSNVKKMFGDKALAVFIKTPSIEVLEQRLRNRKTETEESIIKRVNKVSLELEYEKYFDVTIINDVLGDALSEAERIIKQFLNE
- the nadD gene encoding nicotinate (nicotinamide) nucleotide adenylyltransferase → MSKKTGLFFGSFNPIHTGHLMIASYMYEFSDIDELWFVVSPQNPLKNQNSLLADNHRLYMVNLAVEDDYRFRSCNIEFNLPKPSYTINTLTYLTEKYPEREFILISGSDIFPTFKKWKNWEMLLEYYKFYVYPRPNTNDHPMLKHPSITVVNAPMIEISSTFIRSAIKDKKDCRYFLPQKVYDYILEMNFYNK
- a CDS encoding nucleoside recognition domain-containing protein, yielding MVLNYIWIAFFIIAFVVGLVRLVFFGDAEIFPALINSTFDNAKLGFQISLGLTGVMTLWMGLMKVGEKAGFVSILSKAVSPLFKHLFPEIPKDHPVNGSIMMNIAANMLGLDNAATPLGLKAMTQLQELNKNKDTASNAMIMFLVLNASGLTIIPVSIMVYRAQMGAANPSDIFIPILLATFISTLAGIIAVSIYQRINLFNKTVLLYLGSFTLIVSFIIWYFTTLPQPQINTISSVAGNFILFLIIFLFIAMGFVKRINVYEAFIDGAKDGFSVAVKIIPYLVAILVAVGVFRTCGAMDFFVDGARLLFGTFNINTDFVDALPTALMKPLSGSGARGMMVDTMSQFGADSFAGRLSCVFQGSTDTTFYIIAVYFGSVGIKKTRYAITCGLITDLFGIIAAIIISYIFFY
- a CDS encoding TonB-dependent receptor, yielding MRKINYTLVLLTAFFMFFAVQLTAQNVKGIVKDAGTKENLYGATAMIKGTSTGNITDENGYFLFKTTAGTQTIVFSYVGYETIEREINVKSGETFDVGVIYLEPSALQLSGVEIIADRAKERETPVAFTNIKARDIEQVLGSRDLPLALNSTPSVYSTDQGGGAGDARINVRGFNQRNVAIMINGVPVNDMENGWVYWSNWDGISDATSSIQMQRGLSAVNLATPSIGGTMNVITSPTERRAGGTAKFEYGTANFMKATVTAHTGMINDKFALSFSGVRKVGEGVIDGAWTDAWAYYIGAAWNINSRNRLELYAMGAPQKHGQNSYKQNIAAYDSTFAKSIEDYDPAAVAAFPQANADSMYAAPFGYNNAKGGVFYNENWSPVSSSYAGQQFYNGKIRDRHSTNMLNERENYYHKPLVNLNWYTTWSDKVSQFTTVYYSGGRGGGTGTLGSVRWNYHGGIVSPSRWVHWDKTIESNIANGASRGILRNSVNNQDAFGALSKVKIDWNENMKTQVGVDWRTARIDHFREVRDLLGGTHYVEKNNQFKPNYEAKLGDKIAYDFTNNVDWLGGFLQTEYSKDFFSVYATVGYSGTVYKHTNFFMRSKTDTTAAMSVKSDLLTAFQAKGGMNFRLTERLNVYGNGGYVQKLPIVDAAINDRTSELIEDPSNEKFISAEVGANYRALNNTLNINLNGYYTMWNDRVLTRSSYYLDGTEGIYVITNLDAIHRGVELDFAFQPIKFFRLDGAVSLGDWFYTNDASGTFKTYDSDSTSTLTFYTKDLKVGDAPQTQLAVSATLFPFEGFYLTAGYRYYTNFYADWSADTRIDENDREQSWKTPAYGLLEFHLGYQFRIDDNVSLELFGHMFNALDTRYIQDAVDNSSYNAYRVGGQIVNPHKADAAEVFLGTPRTFNVGMKLHFR
- a CDS encoding PfkB family carbohydrate kinase, which codes for MNTIIVGTVAYDKVETPFGKTDKILGGAATYISLAASLFTNNLHLISVIGGDFSDEYLEIFRKRKINMDGLQVIPDQKTFFWSGKYHHDMNNRDTLVTELNVLADFDPVLPKGVQSPDYVVLGNLTPSVQLKVLSQLKNKPKLTIMDTMNFWMDTAWDDLMKVIAKVDVLLVNDSEARQLSGEYSLVKAAQKILEMGPRYLIIKKGEHGAMLFDKENVFFSPAFPLDDVYDPTGAGDTFAGGFIGYVAYTDNTSFEYMKNALIYATALASFTVEKFGTEKLQEITIDDVMERVRLLNNFTQFDISLK